A stretch of the Lagenorhynchus albirostris chromosome 21, mLagAlb1.1, whole genome shotgun sequence genome encodes the following:
- the ZFP42 gene encoding zinc finger protein 42 homolog: protein MDQKLKKREKTLGQKGLGRRAVSGDKSPPAPQKPDTTWTLCDEEVCYETSFRVVEEDSFSDCYIECIIRGEFSEPIMEEDSLLKSFDCLKQGSEQELSQQVLTASSLLERSLEYMKKGAKQELPQQFSGENSLLESSEYMTGKKLPPGEIPSIDFSDPKQLTECTKMKPSTNKEYDAPEKIVCPESGCIREFKNRASLRKHLRVHSPRDHVCAECGKAFKESAKLKRHFLVHTGEKPFPCTFEGCGKRFSLSFNLRTHVRIHTGEKPFVCPFEGCLKKFIQSNNMKAHLLTHAKAERNESMKEDGK, encoded by the coding sequence ATGGACCAGAaactgaagaaaagggaaaagacacTTGGCCAGAAAGGCCTTGGTAGAAGAGCTGTCAGTGGGGACAAGTCACCGCCAGCCCCACAGAAACCTGACACGACGTGGACCTTATGTGATGAGGAAGTGTGCTATGAGACTAGCTTTCGGGTTGTTGAAGAGGATTCCTTCTCTGACTGTTACATAGAATGCATAATAAGAGGTGAGTTTTCTGAACCTATCATGGAAGAGGACTCACTTCTTAAGTCCTTTGACTGTCTGAAACAAGGATCAGAACAAGAGCTTTCTCAACAGGTTCTTACGGCAAGCTCACTTCTTGAACGTTCCTTGGAATACATGAAAAAGGGGGCAAAACAAGAACTTCCTCAACAGTTTAGTGGAGAGAATTCACTTCTTGAGTCTTCTGAGTACATGACAGGCAAGAAGCTTCCTCCTGGAGAAATACCCAGCATTGACTTTTCAGATCCTAAACAGCTCACAGAATGTACTAAAATGAAGCCAAGTACAAATAAAGAATATGATGCTCCAGAAAAAATTGTTTGTCCTGAGAGTGGATGCATAAGAGAGTTCAAGAATAGAGCATCCCTGAGAAAGCATCTCCGAGTTCATAGTCCCCGAGATCACGTATGTgcagaatgtgggaaagccttcaagGAGAGCGCAAAACTAAAAAGACATTTTCTggttcatactggagagaagccATTTCCGTGTACTTTTGAAGGGTGCGGAAAACGTTTTTCCCTGTCCTTCAATTTGCGTACACATGTGCGCatccacactggggagaaacctTTTGTATGTCCCTTTGAAGGCTGTCTCAAGAAGTTTATTCAGTCGAATAACATGAAAGCGCACCTCTTAACTCATGCAAAGGCCGAAAGAAATGAGTCAAtgaaagaagatggaaaataa